In one Halosimplex halophilum genomic region, the following are encoded:
- the nucS gene encoding endonuclease NucS, whose protein sequence is MTAVEEGLRLETRERPGHETARDLVAEAIDAGALVTVVGRCTVDYEGRASSTLGPGERLVMLKPDGAALVHTDEGQQPVNWQPPDCDHEARLDEGHLVVESHRETPEEHLRVDFEAVLEVSAYGLTDERDLSLEGTEEDLRQRILDEPSLVEEGFIPLATERSTPAGAVDIYGEDAEERAVAVELKRRRVGPDAVGQLGRYVDALERDLHADRQIRGILVAPSVTDRARRLLAERGLEFVPLTPTGPDGVDG, encoded by the coding sequence GTGACTGCCGTCGAGGAGGGACTCCGGCTGGAGACGCGCGAGCGCCCGGGCCACGAGACCGCACGGGACCTCGTGGCCGAGGCCATCGACGCCGGCGCCCTGGTGACCGTCGTCGGCCGCTGCACCGTCGACTACGAGGGCCGCGCGTCGAGCACGCTCGGCCCCGGCGAGCGGCTGGTGATGCTCAAGCCAGACGGCGCCGCGCTGGTCCACACCGACGAGGGCCAGCAGCCGGTCAACTGGCAGCCCCCGGACTGCGACCACGAGGCCCGCCTGGACGAGGGCCACCTCGTCGTCGAGAGCCACCGCGAGACGCCCGAGGAACACCTCCGGGTCGACTTCGAGGCCGTGCTGGAGGTGTCGGCCTACGGGCTGACCGACGAACGGGACCTCTCGCTGGAGGGCACCGAGGAGGACCTGCGCCAGCGGATCCTCGACGAACCGTCGCTGGTCGAGGAAGGGTTCATTCCACTTGCGACCGAGCGGTCGACGCCCGCCGGCGCCGTCGACATCTACGGCGAGGACGCCGAGGAGCGGGCGGTCGCCGTCGAACTCAAGCGCCGGCGGGTGGGGCCCGACGCCGTGGGGCAACTGGGCCGGTACGTCGACGCGCTGGAGCGAGACCTCCACGCCGACCGACAGATCCGCGGCATCCTCGTCGCGCCGTCGGTCACCGACCGCGCGCGCCGGCTGCTCGCCGAGCGCGGGCTGGAGTTCGTGCCGCTAACGCCGACCGGGCCCGACGGCGTCGACGGCTGA
- a CDS encoding DUF3891 family protein has translation MIVAETAEGYQFVTQPDHAALAGQFADAWGNDDFDRPDPFGSLALAAYAHDTGWRTYDRRPHLADGEPVDFREMPAGTWVDLYDEGIEAVAGMDAYAGLLVSMHGAGLRNQRYGLSPAWPETPAAFREFVDREHRRQRRLLDALRDGERDGPAPVTAADRDLLRSLHDAKRVPGGYDGRLWADYRRLQAWDALSLSFCITDSPPGYGEIDAVPATGGDDATLSVTALDDGTYRVDPYPFETAPLEATVPVRTVGEDALADEATLARAFYDAGRELRRVTLRPPPE, from the coding sequence GTGATAGTCGCCGAGACGGCGGAGGGCTACCAGTTCGTCACCCAGCCCGACCACGCCGCCCTCGCGGGCCAGTTCGCCGACGCCTGGGGGAACGACGACTTCGACCGCCCGGACCCCTTCGGCTCGCTCGCACTCGCGGCGTACGCCCACGACACGGGCTGGCGGACCTACGACCGCCGGCCGCACCTCGCGGACGGCGAGCCGGTCGACTTCCGCGAGATGCCCGCCGGGACGTGGGTCGACCTCTACGACGAGGGGATCGAGGCCGTCGCCGGGATGGACGCCTACGCCGGCCTGCTCGTCTCGATGCACGGCGCCGGGCTGCGGAACCAGCGATACGGCCTCTCGCCGGCGTGGCCGGAGACGCCCGCGGCGTTCCGGGAGTTCGTCGACCGCGAACACCGTCGCCAGCGCCGCCTGCTCGACGCGCTCCGCGACGGCGAGCGCGACGGGCCGGCGCCCGTCACGGCCGCCGACCGTGACCTCCTGCGGTCGCTCCATGACGCGAAGCGCGTCCCCGGTGGGTACGACGGGCGGCTGTGGGCCGACTACCGCCGCCTCCAGGCGTGGGACGCTCTCTCGCTATCCTTCTGTATCACCGACTCGCCGCCCGGCTACGGCGAGATCGACGCCGTTCCCGCGACCGGCGGGGACGACGCGACGCTCTCGGTCACCGCGCTCGACGACGGCACCTACCGGGTCGATCCCTACCCGTTCGAGACGGCGCCGCTGGAGGCGACGGTCCCAGTTCGGACCGTCGGGGAGGACGCCCTCGCCGACGAGGCGACGCTCGCGCGAGCGTTCTACGACGCCGGTCGGGAGCTTCGGCGGGTCACGCTCCGCCCGCCGCCGGAGTGA
- a CDS encoding DUF6735 family protein: MGARTLVAVERDADGYDLHRSQWGGEHVDRLVALVRADEAPPDLVDPEPFRSGASVEELLDSLDPREFEVLVVAGDRTEAFLVPRLAIETGRRYGTASGAATDRETPSTDAEPSALVPWPGEAAAERIRRFLRTAKDVLGDAVDAGLVPAPAATRYLAVRVARHPDTLDPDAILWIDGGERASSG; this comes from the coding sequence GTGGGAGCGCGCACGCTGGTCGCGGTCGAACGCGACGCCGACGGGTACGACCTGCACCGCTCACAGTGGGGCGGCGAGCACGTCGACCGGCTGGTCGCCCTGGTTCGGGCCGACGAGGCGCCCCCCGACCTCGTCGACCCGGAGCCGTTCCGCTCGGGCGCGTCCGTCGAAGAACTCCTCGACTCGCTCGACCCCCGGGAGTTCGAGGTTCTGGTCGTCGCCGGCGACCGGACCGAGGCGTTCCTCGTCCCCCGGCTGGCCATCGAGACCGGCCGGCGGTACGGGACCGCATCCGGTGCGGCCACCGACCGGGAGACTCCTTCCACCGACGCCGAACCGTCGGCGCTCGTCCCCTGGCCCGGCGAGGCCGCCGCCGAGCGGATCCGGCGGTTCCTGCGCACCGCGAAAGACGTGCTCGGCGACGCGGTCGACGCCGGCCTCGTGCCCGCGCCCGCGGCGACGCGGTACCTCGCCGTCCGGGTCGCTCGCCACCCCGATACGCTCGACCCCGACGCGATCCTGTGGATCGACGGAGGTGAGCGCGCGAGCAGCGGCTGA